Proteins found in one Neodiprion lecontei isolate iyNeoLeco1 chromosome 6, iyNeoLeco1.1, whole genome shotgun sequence genomic segment:
- the LOC107221422 gene encoding ubiquitin carboxyl-terminal hydrolase 3 isoform X3 codes for MCGTEKSAWLCLHCGAVHCGRYVGGHAMQHHEQNTQHCVCIDCENLAVFCYSCDEYVVNDTLNGQIEKIRRNAFHKSGHKDCEDTWNESPRENGTDSDALWKADVVVRNLRPRTRKRSHSLDGSSVENRPVAKRKGSKATKEKKVVGLRNLGNTCFMNVVLQSFNNISHFCEYLTQMPSLEGVAFNENQTHRGRIVAPGRARELSDALLAEELRKVLLSLSLGGSNGQAISPECLFLVIWKVVPRFRGYQQQDAHEFLTYMLDRLHTELLQLLPRLGHEPLGLRGKQSIVTAVFGGTLLSVVHCMNCRTDSKTHEPFQDLSLDIPDRFHRRTKEQEETCSLTYSLARFFKVEELADSELYFCDNCMGKQRSTKRFWVHRLPNVLCLHIKRFRWCNSQRSKLDTQVEFPMESLDMSEFIVRGVSGTRVSAQGSHFYDLAAVIVHHGSGAGTGHYTAFAVHDGQWFHFNDSSVRPTSAEVVSKCKPYILFYVRKEFSIPPPL; via the exons A TGTGTGGCACTGAAAAAAGTGCTTGGCTCTGTCTGCACTGCGGAGCTGTCCATTGCGGAAGATACGTAGGGGGCCACGCTATGCAACACCATGAACAAAATACTCAGCACTGTGTGTGCATTGACTGTGAAAACCTAGCAGTATTTTG TTACTCTTGTGATGAGTATGTAGTAAACGACACACTTAATggtcaaatagaaaaaatacgaagaaaTGCTTTTCACAAAAGTGGACACAAGGACTGCGAAGATACTTGGAATGAATCGCCACGAGAAAATGGAACGGATTCGGACGCTTTGTGGAAGGCCGACGTTGTCGTGAGAAATCTAAGACCTCGAACGCGAAAGAGGTCCCATTCGCTCGACGGTTCCAGTGTAGAAAACAGACCTGTAGCAAAAAGAAAAGGCTCAAAAGCAAccaaagaaaagaaagttgTAGGGCTCAGAAATTTAGGAAATACTTGTTTCATGAACGTTGTATTGCAGTCCTTCAACAACATAAGCCATTTTTGTGAATATCTAACGCAAATGCCCAGCCTGGAGGGAGTTGCGTTCAATGAAAACCAGACGCATAGAGGGCGAATTGTTGCCCCAGGAAGAGCTCGAGAACTTAGCGACGCTTTGTTGGCCGAAGAACTGAGGAAAGTCCTCCTAAGCTTAAGTTTGGGTGGATCGAACGGTCAGGCAATTTCGCCAGAATGCCTGTTTCTGGTTATTTGGAAAGTGGTACCACGTTTTAGGGGCTACCAACAACAGGATGCGCATGAATTTCTTACATACATGTTGGACCGACTGCACACAGAACTATTACAGCTTTTGCCTCGACTAGGGCATGAGCCTTTAGGTCTTAGAGGGAAACAAAGTATAGTAACTGCAGTATTTGGTGGAACACTTTTGAGCGTG GTACACTGTATGAACTGTCGTACGGATTCAAAAACTCATGAACCATTCCAAGATCTATCCCTGGACATACCGGACAGATTTCACAGGCGAACGAAGGAACAAGAAGAGACGTGCTCTCTTACATACAGCCTCGctagatttttcaaagtcGAAGAGCTAGCGGACAGCGAACTCTATTTCTGTGACAACTGTATGGGAAAACAGCGATCCACCAAAAGGTTCTGGGTCCACAGGCTGCCCAAT GTGTTGTGCCTTCACATCAAACGATTCAGATGGTGTAATTCTCAACGTTCGAAGCTCGATACTCAAGTGGAATTTCCTATGGAGTCTTTAGATATGTCTGAGTTCATTGTTCGTGGTGTCTCTGGAACGAGAGTGAGCGCTCAAGGTAGTCATTTTTACGACTTAGCTGCCGTCATCGTTCACCATGGTTCAGG CGCCGGCACGGGACACTACACAGCGTTCGCCGTTCATGACGGACAGTGGTTCCATTTTAACGACAGTTCTGTGAGGCCTACAAGTGCCGAAGTTGTTTCTAAATGCAAGCCTTACATTCTGTTCTACGTGCGGAAGGAATTCTCGATCCCACCTCCTTTGTGA
- the LOC107221422 gene encoding ubiquitin carboxyl-terminal hydrolase 3 isoform X1, with product MECPHLDQSVRFDANIEANCTKDLPFLCAVCGTEKSAWLCLHCGAVHCGRYVGGHAMQHHEQNTQHCVCIDCENLAVFCYSCDEYVVNDTLNGQIEKIRRNAFHKSGHKDCEDTWNESPRENGTDSDALWKADVVVRNLRPRTRKRSHSLDGSSVENRPVAKRKGSKATKEKKVVGLRNLGNTCFMNVVLQSFNNISHFCEYLTQMPSLEGVAFNENQTHRGRIVAPGRARELSDALLAEELRKVLLSLSLGGSNGQAISPECLFLVIWKVVPRFRGYQQQDAHEFLTYMLDRLHTELLQLLPRLGHEPLGLRGKQSIVTAVFGGTLLSVVHCMNCRTDSKTHEPFQDLSLDIPDRFHRRTKEQEETCSLTYSLARFFKVEELADSELYFCDNCMGKQRSTKRFWVHRLPNVLCLHIKRFRWCNSQRSKLDTQVEFPMESLDMSEFIVRGVSGTRVSAQGSHFYDLAAVIVHHGSGAGTGHYTAFAVHDGQWFHFNDSSVRPTSAEVVSKCKPYILFYVRKEFSIPPPL from the exons TGTGTGGCACTGAAAAAAGTGCTTGGCTCTGTCTGCACTGCGGAGCTGTCCATTGCGGAAGATACGTAGGGGGCCACGCTATGCAACACCATGAACAAAATACTCAGCACTGTGTGTGCATTGACTGTGAAAACCTAGCAGTATTTTG TTACTCTTGTGATGAGTATGTAGTAAACGACACACTTAATggtcaaatagaaaaaatacgaagaaaTGCTTTTCACAAAAGTGGACACAAGGACTGCGAAGATACTTGGAATGAATCGCCACGAGAAAATGGAACGGATTCGGACGCTTTGTGGAAGGCCGACGTTGTCGTGAGAAATCTAAGACCTCGAACGCGAAAGAGGTCCCATTCGCTCGACGGTTCCAGTGTAGAAAACAGACCTGTAGCAAAAAGAAAAGGCTCAAAAGCAAccaaagaaaagaaagttgTAGGGCTCAGAAATTTAGGAAATACTTGTTTCATGAACGTTGTATTGCAGTCCTTCAACAACATAAGCCATTTTTGTGAATATCTAACGCAAATGCCCAGCCTGGAGGGAGTTGCGTTCAATGAAAACCAGACGCATAGAGGGCGAATTGTTGCCCCAGGAAGAGCTCGAGAACTTAGCGACGCTTTGTTGGCCGAAGAACTGAGGAAAGTCCTCCTAAGCTTAAGTTTGGGTGGATCGAACGGTCAGGCAATTTCGCCAGAATGCCTGTTTCTGGTTATTTGGAAAGTGGTACCACGTTTTAGGGGCTACCAACAACAGGATGCGCATGAATTTCTTACATACATGTTGGACCGACTGCACACAGAACTATTACAGCTTTTGCCTCGACTAGGGCATGAGCCTTTAGGTCTTAGAGGGAAACAAAGTATAGTAACTGCAGTATTTGGTGGAACACTTTTGAGCGTG GTACACTGTATGAACTGTCGTACGGATTCAAAAACTCATGAACCATTCCAAGATCTATCCCTGGACATACCGGACAGATTTCACAGGCGAACGAAGGAACAAGAAGAGACGTGCTCTCTTACATACAGCCTCGctagatttttcaaagtcGAAGAGCTAGCGGACAGCGAACTCTATTTCTGTGACAACTGTATGGGAAAACAGCGATCCACCAAAAGGTTCTGGGTCCACAGGCTGCCCAAT GTGTTGTGCCTTCACATCAAACGATTCAGATGGTGTAATTCTCAACGTTCGAAGCTCGATACTCAAGTGGAATTTCCTATGGAGTCTTTAGATATGTCTGAGTTCATTGTTCGTGGTGTCTCTGGAACGAGAGTGAGCGCTCAAGGTAGTCATTTTTACGACTTAGCTGCCGTCATCGTTCACCATGGTTCAGG CGCCGGCACGGGACACTACACAGCGTTCGCCGTTCATGACGGACAGTGGTTCCATTTTAACGACAGTTCTGTGAGGCCTACAAGTGCCGAAGTTGTTTCTAAATGCAAGCCTTACATTCTGTTCTACGTGCGGAAGGAATTCTCGATCCCACCTCCTTTGTGA
- the LOC107221422 gene encoding ubiquitin carboxyl-terminal hydrolase 3 isoform X2 yields MRNKSREICGHSCHCVSLCGTEKSAWLCLHCGAVHCGRYVGGHAMQHHEQNTQHCVCIDCENLAVFCYSCDEYVVNDTLNGQIEKIRRNAFHKSGHKDCEDTWNESPRENGTDSDALWKADVVVRNLRPRTRKRSHSLDGSSVENRPVAKRKGSKATKEKKVVGLRNLGNTCFMNVVLQSFNNISHFCEYLTQMPSLEGVAFNENQTHRGRIVAPGRARELSDALLAEELRKVLLSLSLGGSNGQAISPECLFLVIWKVVPRFRGYQQQDAHEFLTYMLDRLHTELLQLLPRLGHEPLGLRGKQSIVTAVFGGTLLSVVHCMNCRTDSKTHEPFQDLSLDIPDRFHRRTKEQEETCSLTYSLARFFKVEELADSELYFCDNCMGKQRSTKRFWVHRLPNVLCLHIKRFRWCNSQRSKLDTQVEFPMESLDMSEFIVRGVSGTRVSAQGSHFYDLAAVIVHHGSGAGTGHYTAFAVHDGQWFHFNDSSVRPTSAEVVSKCKPYILFYVRKEFSIPPPL; encoded by the exons ATGAGAAACAAGTCACGCGAAATTTGCGGTCACTCGTGTCACTGCGTATCAC TGTGTGGCACTGAAAAAAGTGCTTGGCTCTGTCTGCACTGCGGAGCTGTCCATTGCGGAAGATACGTAGGGGGCCACGCTATGCAACACCATGAACAAAATACTCAGCACTGTGTGTGCATTGACTGTGAAAACCTAGCAGTATTTTG TTACTCTTGTGATGAGTATGTAGTAAACGACACACTTAATggtcaaatagaaaaaatacgaagaaaTGCTTTTCACAAAAGTGGACACAAGGACTGCGAAGATACTTGGAATGAATCGCCACGAGAAAATGGAACGGATTCGGACGCTTTGTGGAAGGCCGACGTTGTCGTGAGAAATCTAAGACCTCGAACGCGAAAGAGGTCCCATTCGCTCGACGGTTCCAGTGTAGAAAACAGACCTGTAGCAAAAAGAAAAGGCTCAAAAGCAAccaaagaaaagaaagttgTAGGGCTCAGAAATTTAGGAAATACTTGTTTCATGAACGTTGTATTGCAGTCCTTCAACAACATAAGCCATTTTTGTGAATATCTAACGCAAATGCCCAGCCTGGAGGGAGTTGCGTTCAATGAAAACCAGACGCATAGAGGGCGAATTGTTGCCCCAGGAAGAGCTCGAGAACTTAGCGACGCTTTGTTGGCCGAAGAACTGAGGAAAGTCCTCCTAAGCTTAAGTTTGGGTGGATCGAACGGTCAGGCAATTTCGCCAGAATGCCTGTTTCTGGTTATTTGGAAAGTGGTACCACGTTTTAGGGGCTACCAACAACAGGATGCGCATGAATTTCTTACATACATGTTGGACCGACTGCACACAGAACTATTACAGCTTTTGCCTCGACTAGGGCATGAGCCTTTAGGTCTTAGAGGGAAACAAAGTATAGTAACTGCAGTATTTGGTGGAACACTTTTGAGCGTG GTACACTGTATGAACTGTCGTACGGATTCAAAAACTCATGAACCATTCCAAGATCTATCCCTGGACATACCGGACAGATTTCACAGGCGAACGAAGGAACAAGAAGAGACGTGCTCTCTTACATACAGCCTCGctagatttttcaaagtcGAAGAGCTAGCGGACAGCGAACTCTATTTCTGTGACAACTGTATGGGAAAACAGCGATCCACCAAAAGGTTCTGGGTCCACAGGCTGCCCAAT GTGTTGTGCCTTCACATCAAACGATTCAGATGGTGTAATTCTCAACGTTCGAAGCTCGATACTCAAGTGGAATTTCCTATGGAGTCTTTAGATATGTCTGAGTTCATTGTTCGTGGTGTCTCTGGAACGAGAGTGAGCGCTCAAGGTAGTCATTTTTACGACTTAGCTGCCGTCATCGTTCACCATGGTTCAGG CGCCGGCACGGGACACTACACAGCGTTCGCCGTTCATGACGGACAGTGGTTCCATTTTAACGACAGTTCTGTGAGGCCTACAAGTGCCGAAGTTGTTTCTAAATGCAAGCCTTACATTCTGTTCTACGTGCGGAAGGAATTCTCGATCCCACCTCCTTTGTGA